From the genome of Tachysurus fulvidraco isolate hzauxx_2018 chromosome 20, HZAU_PFXX_2.0, whole genome shotgun sequence, one region includes:
- the phf12a gene encoding PHD finger protein 12 — MWDKMETPTIVYDLDTSGGLMEQIQTLLAPPKSEEGEKRSRKLERSSRRAGRATNHDTCDSCREGGDLLCCDHCPAAFHLQCCNPPLSREMLPPGDWMCHRCTVRKKKREQKKEQINGLIQAKQTPSPAAELDLGTLRLDPTVAGTGLRAAVAQVRLLERRPSSRPATPTSNASSTDTPTPSEHNDVEEDLLDVEDEAQGSEPESGLSTLKRPFDLLIAAAMQRNPTQFQLPNDLTCTTALPGTSKKRRKEEMTGKNVKRPQHELDHYGLVPLPVKVCYTCSRSCRLAPLIQCDYCPLLFHMDCLDPPLTALPTGRWMCPNHIEHLVLNQRNLTLSNRCQLFDRFQDRISQHAVKVDFLQRIHRQHPPTRRAPHSHGKRTVKVPDAIKSQYKNPPAMILPAGIRDGELVCSGTSEASESEHLSSDEEQQQWLRDMISLQCSIMRHLSAKQTSSSPCDSSQADKTDGKDPGSLNLHSSNSTDTTSSGKTPESLGLNSEEHRVCSSCAEKPCQNCGTSNGPVERSAHTNGKLGQVCSAAPGDSNTPHSHTPSILTLPNHAGHSLIKTEDIKSCAATESLPSSCVKSEPSPPHAQRASSRMPSSHVPDSAASCQVSSVPSSDEKFSNDAAAQGNGSDLLNLGDLSSCLRSTMKGFGDIDLNTLDERFIKILAWQRIQQLFEPKAPPVQSDAKLPTIPSVTQRSRHIKAQNKDVQARATFYPLSGKGAAVSMCYRSLYIGTGADMDVCLMNYGHCNYISGKHACIFYDENTKQYELLNYSEHGTTVDNVLYSCDFSEKTGPSPSSGLVSKVQSIIRHCKKRKQEEEKDEVRGDVSEVMRSQAEDSHLHPCSCKASGSSLIGGSGAGWEGTALLHHGSHVKLGCLQFVFSITEFANKQLKDEGASSIVCSPIQQGELLTKPTAQIHQVPVLHHNPVP; from the exons ATGTGGGATAAAATGGAGACCCCGACTATAGTGTACGACCTGGACACGTCCGGCGGCCTTATGGAG CAAATCCAAACCTTGCTCGCGCCGCCGAAGTCGGAAGAAGGCGAGAAGAGGAGCCGGAAGTTGGAGAGGAGCAGCAGGAGAGCAGGACGCGCGACCAACCACGACACCTGCGACAGCTGCCGAGAAGGAGGCGACCTGCTGTGTTGTGATCACTGTCCCGCCGCCTTCCACCTGCAGTGCTG TAACCCACCACTGAGCAGGGAAATGCTCCCCCCTGGAGACTGGATGTGCCATCGCTGTACTGTTCGTAAGAAG AAACGAGAGCAGAAGAAAGAGCAAATCAACGGCCTCATTCAGGCCAAGCAGACCCCGTCCCCCGCTGCCGAGCTGGACCTGGGCACCCTACGTCTGGATCCCACCGTTGCTGGCACGGGTTTACGGGCCGCCGTGGCTCAGGTGCGACTACTGGAGAGGAGGCCGAGCAGCCGCCCGGCCACGCCCACCTCCAACGCTTCCTCCACGGACACGCCCACGCCTTCAGAGCACAACGACGTGGAGGAGGACCTGTTGGATGTGGAGGACGAGGCGCAGGGCTCCGAGCCGGAGAGCGGCCTGTCTACGCTCAAGAGGCCCTTTGACTTGCTGATCGCCGCCGCCATGCAGAGGAACCCCACGCAGTTCCAACTACCCAACGACCTCACCTGCACTACCGCACTTCCAG GAACCAGTAAAAAGAGGAGGAAAGAGGAGATGACGGGGAAGAACGTGAAGCGGCCACAACACGAGCTGGACCACTACGGACTCGTCCCACTGCCAGTCAAAGTGTGCTACACATGCAGCAG GAGCTGTAGGCTGGCTCCGCTGATCCAGTGCGATTATTGCCCCCTCTTGTTCCACATGGACTGCCTGGACCCTCCGCTCACAGCCTTGCCAACAGGCAGATGGATGTGTCCCAATCATATTGAGCACTTGGTG CTGAACCAGCGCAACCTGACTCTAAGCAATCGCTGCCAGCTGTTTGACCGGTTTCAGGACCGCATATCCCAGCATGCCGTGAAAGTGGACTTCCTGCAGCGAATACACCGTCAGCACCCGCCTACGCGAAGAGCACCCCATAGTCACGGCAAGAGAACAGTGAAG GTCCCAGATGCGATCAAGTCCCAATACAAGAACCCGCCTGCGATGATTCTGCCCGCTGGGATCAGGGACGGTGAACTCGTCTGCTCGGGAACTTCTGAAGCCTCGGAATCCGAACATTTAAGCAGCGACGAAGAGCAACAACAG TGGCTCAGGGACATGATCTCGCTGCAGTGTAGCATCATGCGCCATTTGTCTGCCAAGCAGACGTCATCCTCGCCGTGCGACTCTTCACAAGCGGACAAGACAGACGGTAAAGACCCCGGCTCCCTGAATTTGCATTCTTCCAACAGCACAGACACGACATCCTCAGGGAAAACACCGGAATCCCTCGGCCTTAACTCTGAGGAGCACAGAGTGTGTAGCTCCTGCGCTGAAAAGCCCTGTCAGAACTGTGGAACCAGCAACGGTCCTGTAGAACGATCAGCCCACACCAACGGCAAGCTCGGCCAGGTGTGTTCCGCTGCCCCTGGGGACTCGAACACACCCcattcacacactccctctATCCTGACCTTACCTAATCACGCCGGACATTCGCTCATAAAGACTGAAGATATCAAGTCCTGTGCTGCTACAGAATCCCTTCCTTCTTCTTGTGTTAAATCCGAGCCCAGCCCCCCTCACGCTCAGAGGGCTTCCTCGAGGATGCCCTCCTCTCATGTGCCAGATAGTGCTGCAAGCTGCCAGGTGTCTTCAGTGCCCTCCTCTG ATGAAAAATTCAGCAACGATGCTGCGGCACAAGGCAATGGGTCTGACCTGTTAAATTTGGGAGATCTGTCCAGCTGCTTACGGAGCACGATGAAGGGATTTGGAG ACATAGACCTCAACACGCTAGATGAACGGTTTATCAAAATCCTGGCCTGGCAGCGGATCCAGCAACTGTTCGAGCCGAAAGCACCTCCAGTTCAGAGCGATGCAAAGTTACCCACTATCCCCTCTGTCACGCAGCGAAGTCGGCACATTAAAG CGCAAAATAAGGACGTACAGGCCAGAGCCACGTTTTATCCACTATCTGGGAAGGGAGCAGCAGTCAGCATGTGCTACAGAAGCCTTTACATTGGAACTG GTGCCGACATGGACGTGTGCCTTATGAATTACGGCCACTGCAATTACATATCGGGGAAACATGCCTGCATATTTTATGATGAG AACACAAAGCAGTACGAGCTGCTGAACTACAGCGAGCACGGGACGACGGTGGACAACGTGCTGTACTCCTGTGACTTCTCTGAGAAAACTGGGCCGAGTCCGTCCAGTGGCCTGGTGTCCAAAGTGCAGAGCATCATCC GCCACTGTAAAAAGAGGaagcaggaggaggagaaggatgAGGTGCGTGGTGATGTTAGCGAAGTGATGCGCAGCCAAGCCGAGGACTCGCACCTCCACCCCTGCAGCTGCAAGGCGAGCGGCTCCAGTCTGATAGGGGGCAGTGGTGCGGGGTGGGAGGGCACGGCTCTACTTCACCACGGCAGCCACGTCAAGCTCGGTTGCCTGCAGTTCGTCTTCAGCATCACAGAATTCGCGAACAAGCAACTGAAAGATGAAGGAGCAAGCAGCATCGTGTGCAGCCCCATCCAGCAGGGGGAGCTGCTGACTAAACCCACTGCCCAGATCCACCAAGTGCCAGTGCTGCACCACAACCCAGTTCCGTAG
- the LOC113638319 gene encoding dehydrogenase/reductase SDR family member 13-like yields the protein MVPLLIGVVLIGVVYVTLVNTLFKKSKCTGSREMNGKTVIITGGNTGIGKATAMELAGRGARVILACRNRQKAEAAISDIKKVTGSTDVVYMQLDLCSLKTVRSFAENFLKTESKLDVLINNAGLVADGRTEDGFGIEFGVNHLGHFLLTCLLLDRLKESPGARIITLSSMAHEWGKIDFDALVTSKDLGSGRYSWQFFQAYCNSKLCNVLFTHEMAKRLKGTNVTCYSVHPGVVKTELSRHVGLWQKVFIEPISWLLFLDPTTGAQTTLHCVLQEGIEPLSGRYFSCCAVQELSPKARDNSVARKLWDVSEKLCGLS from the exons ATGGTTCCTTTACTCATTGGCGTCGTGCTGATCGGAGTTGTGTACGTGACTCTAGTCAACACCTTGTTTAAGAAGTCGAAATGTACAGGTTCGAGAGAAATGAACGGGAAAACGGTCATAATTACCG GTGGTAATACAGGTATTGGGAAAGCTACAGCCATGGAACTTGCAGGTCGAGGTGCAAGAGTGATCCTGGCTTGCAGGAACCGACAGAAAGCTGAAGCTGCCATCAGCGATATTAAAAAG GTGACAGGAAGCACTGATGTAGTGTACATGCAGCTCGATCTGTGCAGTCTGAAAACGGTGCGTTCCTTCGCTGAGAATTTCCTGAAGACTGAATCCAAACTGGATGTGCTTATTAACAACGCAG GTCTCGTGGCGGACGGTCGTACTGAAGATGGTTTTGGTATCGAGTTTGGTGTCAACCATCTTGGTCACTTTCTGCTGACATGCCTCTTGCTGGACCGGCTTAAGGAGAGCCCTGGAGCCCGCATCATCACCCTGTCATCGATGGCACATGAGTGGGGCAAGATTGATTTTGATGCACTGGTCACCAGCAAAGACCTGGGTAGTGGGAGATACAGCTGGCAGTTCTTTCAGGCTTACTGTAACAGCAAGCTTTGTAATGTTCTCTTTACGCATGAGATGGCAAAGAGGCTGAAGGGCACAAATGTCACCTGCTACAGTGTTCACCCTG GTGTTGTGAAGACGGAGCTCTCGCGTCACGTCGGTCTCTGGCAGAAGGTGTTCATCGAACCAATATCCTGGCTGTTGTTCCTGGACCCGACGACTGGTGCCCAGACAACCCTCCACTGTGTCCTACAGGAAGGCATCGAGCCTCTCAGCGGTCGATACTTTTCTTGCTGTGCCGTGCAGGAACTGAGCCCCAAAGCCAGAGACAATTCTGTAGCCAGGAAGTTGTGGGATGTGAGCGAGAAATTATGTGGTCTCTCCTAA